A portion of the Chloroflexota bacterium genome contains these proteins:
- a CDS encoding MBL fold metallo-hydrolase, giving the protein MFQYERVADNVYYFQSERYAQVTAGLVVGPKWAVLIDTLALPAETLALRDFVEEHVQLPVRYIFNTHYHADHSWGNVFFPGATVISHALCRRLMLSKGLPALEEAQRTSAAYRQIKLVPPQIVVTEGEMSLKVGKKVLRMIPLPGHSPDGMGILVEPDRILFSGDAIMPIPYLVDGDYEALVESLRRVGKMRLENIIPGHGDIILRGEIKETLKEHLDYLACIRKEVRQAARRKYAGDYLDKLEVDDCGKSHILLGGLAPELHRRNLRALYRQFYGKAPLTSPKTEEALF; this is encoded by the coding sequence ATGTTCCAGTATGAACGCGTCGCAGACAACGTCTATTACTTCCAAAGCGAGCGTTATGCTCAGGTGACGGCGGGGTTGGTGGTCGGTCCCAAGTGGGCGGTTTTGATCGATACCCTGGCGCTGCCTGCCGAAACCCTGGCGCTGCGTGATTTTGTTGAAGAGCACGTCCAACTGCCCGTGCGCTACATTTTCAATACCCACTATCATGCCGACCACAGTTGGGGCAATGTCTTTTTCCCCGGCGCGACGGTGATTTCCCACGCGCTGTGCCGCCGCCTGATGCTTTCCAAGGGGCTGCCCGCGCTGGAGGAAGCCCAGCGCACCTCGGCGGCTTACCGGCAAATCAAACTGGTGCCGCCGCAAATAGTGGTGACGGAGGGCGAAATGAGCCTGAAAGTGGGGAAGAAGGTGTTGCGGATGATTCCCTTGCCCGGCCACAGCCCCGACGGCATGGGAATTTTGGTAGAGCCCGACCGCATTTTGTTCTCTGGCGATGCGATTATGCCCATTCCTTATCTGGTGGATGGCGATTATGAGGCACTGGTGGAAAGCCTGCGCCGGGTGGGCAAGATGCGGTTAGAAAACATCATTCCCGGCCACGGCGACATCATCTTGCGGGGTGAAATCAAGGAAACCCTCAAAGAGCATCTGGATTACCTGGCGTGCATTCGGAAGGAAGTGCGGCAGGCGGCGCGGCGCAAGTATGCCGGCGATTATCTGGATAAACTGGAGGTTGACGACTGTGGCAAGAGCCACATTTTGCTGGGTGGCCTGGCACCGGAACTTCACCGGCGCAACCTGCGGGCACTATACCGGCAGTTTTACGGCAAAGCCCCGCTGACCTCGCCCAAAACCGAAGAAGCGCTTTTCTGA
- a CDS encoding peptidoglycan bridge formation glycyltransferase FemA/FemB family protein: protein MQPADLTTWNETILAFPHAHILHTREWASIKARYGWRPEPFVWRDAAGQVVAAALLLRRRLPSPLPWGVLYAPKGPLLVSWEDEALRTRVLDDLQAYARRSGAIFLKVDPDVVVGAGVPGEPDAQEAPLGAAVRTALQRRGWRFSSEQVQFRNTVLLDLRPTEDELLAAMKQKTRYNIRLAFRKGVRVRVGREDDLPLLYRMYAETAARDGFIIRSRDYYFAVWQTLMQANMAEPLIAEVEGEPVAAVVVFRFAGRAYYFYGMSTGRHRNKMPTYALQWEAIRRAKAAGCREYDFWGAPDEFAPTDPMWGVFRFKRGFGARVVRTLGAWDYPARRAFYAAYSQALPRVLAVTRRLRAWTLRRNA from the coding sequence ATGCAACCTGCTGACCTCACCACCTGGAACGAGACCATTCTGGCCTTCCCTCACGCGCACATTTTGCACACACGCGAATGGGCCAGCATCAAAGCGCGTTATGGCTGGCGACCCGAGCCTTTTGTGTGGCGCGATGCCGCAGGGCAAGTGGTGGCCGCGGCGTTGTTGCTGCGCCGTCGTTTGCCTTCCCCGCTGCCGTGGGGCGTGCTGTATGCGCCCAAGGGGCCGTTGCTGGTTTCGTGGGAAGACGAGGCGCTGCGCACGCGCGTGCTGGATGATTTGCAGGCGTATGCTCGCCGCAGCGGGGCGATTTTCCTCAAAGTGGACCCTGATGTGGTGGTGGGTGCCGGCGTGCCGGGCGAGCCGGATGCGCAAGAAGCGCCCCTTGGCGCCGCGGTGCGCACGGCATTGCAGCGTCGCGGCTGGCGCTTTTCTTCAGAGCAGGTGCAGTTCCGCAACACCGTATTGCTCGACTTGCGCCCCACTGAAGACGAATTGCTCGCCGCGATGAAGCAGAAGACCCGCTACAACATTCGCCTCGCGTTCCGCAAGGGCGTGCGCGTGCGGGTGGGCCGCGAGGACGATTTGCCCTTGCTCTATCGCATGTATGCCGAAACGGCAGCGCGCGATGGCTTCATCATCCGCTCGCGAGATTATTACTTCGCGGTGTGGCAGACTTTGATGCAGGCCAACATGGCCGAACCGTTGATTGCCGAGGTGGAAGGCGAACCGGTTGCCGCGGTGGTGGTGTTTCGCTTTGCTGGAAGGGCTTACTACTTTTATGGCATGTCCACGGGCCGGCATCGCAACAAAATGCCCACGTATGCCTTGCAGTGGGAAGCCATTCGGCGGGCGAAGGCCGCGGGCTGCCGGGAGTATGACTTTTGGGGCGCGCCCGACGAGTTCGCGCCGACCGATCCGATGTGGGGGGTGTTCCGCTTCAAACGAGGGTTTGGGGCCAGGGTGGTCCGCACTTTGGGCGCGTGGGATTACCCGGCCCGGCGGGCGTTCTACGCGGCGTATAGCCAGGCGCTGCCGCGGGTGCTGGCGGTCACCCGCCGGCTGCGGGCGTGGACGCTGCGCCGCAACGCCTGA